Proteins from a single region of Primulina tabacum isolate GXHZ01 chromosome 5, ASM2559414v2, whole genome shotgun sequence:
- the LOC142546463 gene encoding CBL-interacting serine/threonine-protein kinase 14-like, with product MVEGISIQQDTAGEEISINLFKKYELGKLLGCGAFAKVYHGRDLRTGQSVAIKAISKQRVMRKNLMAHIKREISIMHKLDNTHIVRLLEVLATKTKIYFVMEFAKGGELFTKVANGRFSEDLSRKYFQQLISAVRYCHSRGVYHRDLKPENLLLDDNWELKITDFGLSAVTDQIRPDGLLHTLCGTPAYVAPEILAKHGYDGAKIDVWSCGVILFVLNAGYLPFNDTNLMAMYRKIYKGDFRCPKWTSPELKRFLSRILDPNPSTRITVDEILLDPWFQKGDKQIKPAVVTETFELKEPGEEARFLNAFDLISYSSGTVLSGLFSGIGDPVSSEMFVSAETPERIILRISELADEEGMCVVKNGMVLKLQGKNNGCCELTVGVNRLTAELVVVDITRGGFEGDVWNERLKPRLSDLVHHSEEHISGE from the coding sequence ATGGTAGAAGGAATTTCAATTCAACAGGACACCGCCGGAGAGGAGATTAGCATCAATCTCTTCAAGAAATATGAACTCGGCAAACTCCTTGGCTGCGGGGCCTTCGCCAAAGTCTATCACGGCCGCGACCTGCGCACCGGTCAGAGCGTCGCCATCAAAGCTATCAGCAAACAACGCGTCATGAGGAAAAACCTCATGGCGCACATTAAGCGGGAGATTTCTATCATGCACAAGCTGGACAATACCCACATCGTGCGCCTCCTCGAGGTACTCGCCACAAAGACCAAGATCTACTTCGTCATGGAATTCGCCAAAGGAGGCGAGCTGTTTACCAAGGTTGCAAATGGCAGATTCAGCGAGGATCTTAGCCGCAAATATTTCCAGCAGTTGATCTCCGCTGTCCGTTACTGCCACTCGCGGGGAGTCTATCACCGAGATTTAAAGCCCGAGAATCTATTGCTGGACGACAATTGGGAGCTGAAGATAACTGATTTCGGGCTCAGCGCCGTTACCGATCAGATTCGGCCCGACGGTTTGCTCCACACGTTATGCGGGACCCCGGCGTACGTTGCACCTGAGATCCTCGCGAAACATGGCTACGATGGTGCGAAGATTGATGTGTGGTCCTGCGGAGTTATTCTGTTCGTGTTGAATGCTGGTTACTTGCCTTTCAACGACACCAATCTAATGGCCATGTATAGAAAGATCTACAAGGGCGATTTCCGTTGTCCAAAATGGACCTCACCCGAGCTGAAGCGGTTCTTGTCCCGTATCCTCGACCCCAACCCCAGCACCAGAATCACGGTCGACGAGATATTGCTGGATCCTTGGTTTCAAAAGGGGGACAAGCAGATTAAACCTGCGGTAGTGACAGAGACGTTCGAGCTCAAGGAACCTGGAGAAGAAGCCCGCTTCTTGAACGCCTTCGATTTAATCTCCTACTCCTCCGGTACTGTTCTATCGGGCTTGTTCAGTGGAATCGGGGATCCCGTTAGTTCAGAGATGTTTGTGTCGGCCGAAACACCGGAGAGGATTATCCTGAGAATCTCGGAGTTGGCGGACGAGGAGGGGATGTGTGTGGTGAAGAATGGGATGGTTTTGAAGCTGCAGGGGAAGAATAATGGTTGTTGTGAATTAACGGTGGGGGTGAACCGGTTGACGGCGGAGCTGGTGGTGGTAGATATCACGAGAGGTGGCTTTGAAGGGGATGTTTGGAACGAGAGATTGAAGCCACGGCTGAGTGATTTAGTCCATCACTCGGAAGAGCATATCTCCGGCGAGTAG
- the LOC142544756 gene encoding transcription repressor OFP2-like, translating into MGNYRFKLSDLIPNSWLYKLKEMNKTRKNQHKIQNRKHTPPSSLSSSSTSAGVAEPQPHQSDQRKSYYFTRYLKNQNLSVEPPRKSSRRRRRSTKRNRSPRRLVSSSVSAGCSCRATIESVWTKPPEAYSNSLLSRTSTSDDDSILPEYGSDRGLMTPDTFDGMISWSNSCKCGADNDMESINDNDKRPFQNEFGAVSEQKRLPPIITSKEDPTMIQRTSAEFSEENAYGSLSVKVVKEDTLTSNSSKDHHHQPKKSSASHPIRRYSPNSPSNGVKLRTNSPRIANRRINLGRKSVSSNSSPGSRCSVAESFAVMKSSKDPGRDFRESMVEMIVENNIRASSDLEELLACYLLLNSNEYHDLIINVFKQIWFDFLHLRLKK; encoded by the coding sequence ATGGGTAATTACAGATTCAAATTATCAGACTTGATACCAAATTCCTGGCTCTACAAGCTCAAAGAGATgaacaaaacaagaaaaaacCAGCACAAAATCCAAAACAGAAAGCACACACCACCGTCATCTTTGTCATCATCATCAACTAGCGCAGGAGTTGCAGAGCCCCAACCCCACCAATCTGATCAAAGGAAATCCTATTATTTCACAAGGTACCTCAAGAACCAAAACTTATCAGTAGAACCGCCGAGAAAGTCAtccagaagaagaagaagaagcaccaAGAGGAATCGGTCGCCACGGAGGCTAGTTTCTTCGTCTGTTTCTGCCGGTTGCAGCTGCCGTGCAACTATAGAATCAGTATGGACTAAGCCGCCGGAAGCCTACTCAAATTCTCTTCTAAGTCGAACTTCCACCTCGGACGACGACTCCATCTTGCCCGAATACGGCTCGGACCGCGGGCTGATGACCCCCGACACATTTGACGGCATGATTTCTTGGTCGAACTCCTGTAAATGCGGTGCTGACAACGACATGGAAAGTATCAACGACAACGACAAGAGACCCTTCCAGAATGAATTTGGCGCAGTTTCAGAGCAGAAACGTCTCCCTCCAATCATCACGAGCAAAGAAGACCCGACCATGATTCAGAGAACCTCAGCTGAATTTTCGGAGGAGAATGCGTATGGGTCCCTGTCTGTTAAGGTTGTCAAAGAAGACACTTTAACGTCCAATAGTTCCAAAGATCATCATCATCAGCCCAAGAAAAGTAGTGCGAGTCATCCAATCCGACGATATTCGCCTAATTCACCCTCAAATGGCGTCAAACTCCGCACGAATTCTCCGCGAATAGCTAACCGTCGGATTAATCTTGGCCGTAAGAGCGTGAGTTCGAATTCAAGTCCGGGTTCACGATGCAGCGTGGCGGAGAGTTTTGCTGTGATGAAATCCTCTAAAGATCCTGGGAGAGATTTCAGGGAATCAATGGTGGAGATGATCGTGGAGAATAATATCAGAGCCTCCAGCGATTTGGAAGAGCTTCTTGCTTGCTATCTGTTGTTGAATTCTAATGAATATCACGATCTCATCATCAACGTATTCAAGCAAATTTGgtttgattttctccatctTCGTCTCAAGaagtaa
- the LOC142546464 gene encoding LOW QUALITY PROTEIN: U-box domain-containing protein 16-like (The sequence of the model RefSeq protein was modified relative to this genomic sequence to represent the inferred CDS: deleted 1 base in 1 codon) translates to MAVSQDNFPARKRRPSAGAFVSPGYSDQKLLRSLFLLSQEVSSLQPLKVLLNTSSASVIRKSRLISIVFEDLVSTHVNILSPSAALCFEELYIVLQRMKILVEDCSSCSKMWLLTQIHSISISFHQLITEFSTLLDIFPSKEMKLNEDVQELLDLITKQCSDQAADCVDCGAEDLRAEVLNMLENIKKEIVPDYRNLSEIFKALNLNDSTSCSNEIENLEDEVQNQRDDKSKADVIALIGLVRYAKCVLYGASTPRNSRMRRQATGEVNIPADFRCPISLDLMRDPVVVSTGQTYDRASICQWIESGHDTCPKTGQTLTHTQLIPNLALKNLIAMWCRDQRIPFESTENINATPNGVFLNKTALEAVKMTVSFLVNNLTASQTTESINRVVHELRVLAKTDSDSRACIAEAGALPLLVLLLGSEHPNLQVNTITTILNLSILEANKTRIMETDGLLNGVIEVLRSGATWEAKGNAAATIFSLTGVHAHRKKLGKKTRVVKSLLDLARLGPTSPKRDAMMAILNLAADREAVGKLIEGGVVDIMGGEQPESLLETAVAVLEVVMKRGGLLAVAAAYHGNLVKRLTTVLREGSDRARESAAATLVIICRRGGSEMVAEVAAISGIERVVWEIMGSGTERGRRKAATLLRVLRRWAAGLVGEQLNNQQHSTIVDTNLTRIVVPA, encoded by the exons ATGGCGGTGTCGCAGGATAACTTCCCGGCCAGAAAACGGCGGCCCTCGGCGGGCGCGTTCGTCTCGCCCGGTTACTCCGATCAGAAGCTTCTCCGCTCGCTCTTTCTTCTCTCTCAGGAAGTCTCATCTCTCCAGCCCCTCAAAGTCCTCCTCAACACAAGCTCCGCCTCCGTTATCAGAAAATCTCGACTCATTTCCATCGTTTTTGAGGACCTTGTTTCTACTCATGTAAATATTCTCTCTCCTTCTGCTGCTTTGTGCTTCGAGGAATTGTATATCGTTCTGCAACGGATGAAAATATTGGTCGAGGATTGCTCCAGCTGCAGCAAGATGTGGTTGCTGACGCAAATTCACTCCATATCCATTTCTTTTCATCAATTGATAACTGAATTCTCCACGCTTCTCGATATTTTCCCTTCCAAAGAGATGAAATTGAACGAGGATGTCCAAGAATTGCTCGATTTGATCACAAAACAGTGTTCAGATCAAGCAGCAGATTGTGTGGATTGCGGCGCTGAAGATCTTAGAGCCGAGGTTCtgaacatgctggaaaatatcaaaaaaGAGATCGTTCCGGATTATCGCAACCTCTCCGAGATTTTCAAAGCATTGAACTTGAACGACTCCACAAGTTGCAGCAACGAAATCGAGAACCTCGAGGATGAAGTTCAGAACCAAAGG GACGACAAGTCAAAGGCGGACGTTATCGCGTTGATAGGACTCGTACGCTACGCAAAGTGCGTCTTGTACGGCGCCTCGACGCCGAGAAACAGCCGGATGCGGCGGCAGGCCACGGGCGAGGTGAATATCCCGGCGGATTTCAGGTGCCCGATCTCTCTGGATTTGATGAGGGATCCGGTCGTGGTGTCCACAGGGCAGACTTACGATAGGGCCTCGATATGCCAGTGGATCGAATCAGGACACGACACGTGTCCAAAGACAGGTCAGACCCTCACCCACACCCAGCTCATCCCCAATTTAGCTTTGAAGAATTTGATAGCGATGTGGTGCCGGGACCAGAGGATCCCGTTTGAGTCAACAGAGAATATCAACGCCACGCCTAACGGCGTCTTCCTCAACAAAACCGCGTTGGAGGCTGTTAAGATGACTGTTTCCTTTCTGGTCAACAACTTAACGGCGTCACAGACGACGGAGTCAATCAATCGCGTGGTTCACGAGTTGCGTGTATTGGCCAAGACCGACTCGGATAGTCGGGCATGCATTGCCGAAGCTGGAGCCCTCCCTCTGCTGGTCTTGTTGTTGGGCTCGGAGCATCCTAACCTGCAAGTCAACACCATTACTACGATTCTGAACCTCTCTATACTGGAGGCGAACAAAACGAGGATCATGGAGACCGACGGACTCCTCAACGGTGTGATAGAGGTGTTGAGGTCTGGTGCCACATGGGAGGCCAAGGGGAATGCGGCGGCAACTATTTTCAGCTTGACTGGCGTGCATGCGCATCGGAAGAAGCTGGGGAAGAAGACAAGGGTTGTGAAGTCCCTGCTCGATTTGGCCAGATTGGGTCCGACTTCTCCTAAGAGGGATGCCATGATGGCTATCTTGAATTTGGCGGCAGATAGGGAGGCGGTTGGCAAGTTGATTGAGGGAGGAGTGGTGGATATAATGGGAGGAGAGCAGCCGGAGTCGCTGTTGGAAACGGCGGTGGCAGTGCTCGAGGTGGTGATGAAGAGGGGCGGATTGCTGGCGGTGGCTGCGGCTTACCATGGAAACTTGGTGAAAAGGTTGACGACAGTGTTGAGAGAAGGGTCAGATAGAGCCAGAGAAAGTGCTGCGGCTACACTTGTGATTATTTGCAGGAGAGGGGGGTCAGAGATGGTGGCGGAGGTGGCGGCCATTTCGGGAATAGAGAGGGTTGTTTGGGAAATAATGGGGAGTGGAACGGAGCGAGGAAGAAGAAAGGCAGCTACTTTGTTGAGGGTTCTACGGCGGTGGGCGGCTGGACTGGTCGGAGAGCAACTCAACAATCAACAGCACTCTACAATTGTGGATACGAATTTAACAAGGATAGTGGTGCCAGCATAA
- the LOC142546465 gene encoding putative serine/threonine-protein kinase WNK5, producing the protein MYKVRVLVDEENMKMCYVEMDPSERYGRFKDVLGKGAMKTVYRGFDEFLGIEVAWNQVKLDNVSKSPEELQRLYSEVHLLKNLNHNSIMKFCASWIDVDRRTFNFITEMFTSGSLREYRKRYKRVNIHAIKDWARQILEGLEYLHSHDPPVIHRDLKCDNIFVNGHLGQVKIGDLGLAAILKGSNHAHSVIGTPEFMAPELYEEDYDELVDVYSFGLCVLEMLTSDYPYSECSNPAQIYKKVTSGKLPSAFYQIEDEEAQRFVGRCLEKAPDRPSASQLLMDPFLSTEEEEELPAMKIPAQKVSVSGKAQDLKQPSGVGTKNNDMTIEGTMNSADDTIFLDVQISDKDGLARNINFPFDTTSDTPLDVAIEMVKELEITDWEPFEIADMIDKEISALVPSWKDSISAQIHEQHSFNYNDDCDENSTPLHPFYSSSSQSSSQVSLPGLPPIQYETTSAFHDWLKEESKYHDDASSHSSSYSYNYSNIKYCSENEDDHISISHKKAQQSTRFCPEAGSRARNWNTYNEVDCSSKHRQKMLRAESLMNMRTQLLHQTLVEEMSRRRSFKTVGAIEHIGYHEPVDRGGRSRGWESRTREFKW; encoded by the exons ATGTATAAAGTTAGGGTGCTTGTCGACGAAGAAAATATGAAGATGTGCTACGTAGAGATGGATCCGTCTGAAAGATATGGTCGA TTTAAGGATGTTCTTGGTAAAGGAGCAATGAAGACCGTGTATAGGGGCTTCGATGAGTTTCTTGGGATAGAAGTAGCATGGAATCAAGTGAAACTTGATAATGTTTCTAAGTCACCTGAGGAGTTACAGAGGCTTTACTCTGAAGTCCaccttctcaagaatctcaatCACAACTCTATAATGAAATTTTGTGCTTCCTGGATCGATGTTGATCGAAGAACTTTCAACTTCATTACTGAAATGTTCACATCCGGCTCCCTCAGAGA ATATAGGAAGAGATATAAGCGAGTGAATATTCATGCAATTAAGGATTGGGCTCGCCAGATCCTCGAGGGGCTTGAGTATTTGCACAGTCATGATCCTCCAGTGATTCATAGGGATCTCAAATGCGACAACATCTTTGTGAATGGACATCTTGGTCAGGTTAAGATTGGTGATCTGGGGCTCGCGGCCATACTAAAAGGATCAAACCATGCCCACAGTGTCATAG GTACACCTGAGTTTATGGCACCAGAATTATATGAAGAGGACTATGATGAGCTGGTTGACGTTTACTCTTTCGGTCTATGTGTTCTTGAAATGCTTACTTCTGATTATCCATACAGCGAGTGCTCCAACCCTGCTCAAATTTACAAGAAAGTCACTTCG GGAAAGCTGCCCAGTGCATTTTATCAGATTGAAGATGAGGAAGCTCAGAGATTTGTTGGGAGATGCTTGGAGAAAGCTCCCGATAGACCATCTGCGAGCCAACTCTTAATGGATCCCTTTCTTTCAACTGAAGAGGAAGAGGAACTTCCAGCCATGAAGATTCCTGCTCAGAAGGTTTCAGTGAGCGGAAAAGCCCAGGATCTGAAACAGCCATCGGGTGTTGGTACGAAGAACAATGACATGACGATCGAGGGGACTATGAATTCCGCAGATGATACCATATTTCTCGATGTACAGATTTCGGATAAAGATG GTCTGGCTAGAAATATAAACTTCCCGTTCGACACTACAAGCGACACTCCATTGGATGTTGCCATAGAAATGGTAAAGGAATTAGAGATAACTGATTGGGAGCCATTTGAGATTGCTGATATGATTGATAAAGAAATTTCTGCGTTGGTCCCATCCTGGAAAGATTCCATCTCAGCTCAAATCCATGAGCAGCATAGTTTCAATTATAATGATGATTGTGACGAAAATAGCACTCCCCTCCATCCTTTTTACTCGTCCTCATCCCAATCTTCCTCCCAGGTCTCCCTGCCAGGTCTTCCTCCCATCCAATATGAGACAACAAGTGCATTCCATGATTGGCTTAAAG AGGAGTCGAAATATCATGATGATGCCAGCTCTCACAGCTCATCTTACTCTTATAACTACTCGAATATAAAGTACTGCTCAGAAAATGAGGATGATCATATATCAATCTCTCACAAAAAGGCCCAACAAAGCACAAGATTTTGCCCTGAAGCTGGGAGTAGGGCCAGAAACTGGAACACATATAATGAGGTGGATTGTAGCTCCAAGCACCGGCAGAAAATGCTGAGGGCCGAATCACTGATGAATATGCGTACCCAACTGTTGCATCAAACACTGGTGGAGGAGATGAGCAGGCGGCGCTCATTCAAGACCGTGggggcgatcgagcatatcggtTACCATGAGCCAGTTGATCGTGGTGGAAGGAGCCGTGGCTGGGAAAGCAGGACGAGGGAATTCAAATGGTGA